The following are from one region of the Melaminivora suipulveris genome:
- a CDS encoding LysM peptidoglycan-binding domain-containing protein, whose protein sequence is MDHRHHHLKAWAAAAAAAALLAPAAQAQQTHPVTAAQRATAQQVAERGVPLAELAPRAPDTYVVQRGDTLWAIAALYLNRPWRWPELWGMNLQSVANPHLIYPGQTLFLDREGGYARLRTTAPGSAQQGPETVRVSPRTRSESLASASIPTLQAHLIEPFLAEPLVVDELELSQAPRIVAARDQRVILAHGDRVYARGPQGNPLELEPGAARQWRIFRNATPLKDPVSGQVLGYEAQFVGQATLVRGESVERSTNAKGEVQGEIVPATVELGRTVEEVRVGDRLLPVPERSFANYAPRAPREEVDAAVVSLYGGAAVRYAGQNSVIAINRGSDDGMQAGHVLQLITRGRVMTDKTDEDRPSLRLPNEPNGLAMVFRTFDRVSYALVLQAQQPVVVGDRLVNPE, encoded by the coding sequence ATGGATCACCGACACCACCACCTGAAGGCCTGGGCGGCCGCAGCCGCCGCGGCCGCGCTGCTGGCCCCGGCCGCGCAGGCGCAGCAAACCCACCCGGTCACCGCCGCGCAGCGCGCCACCGCCCAGCAGGTGGCCGAGCGCGGCGTGCCGCTGGCCGAACTGGCGCCGCGCGCGCCCGACACCTACGTGGTGCAGCGCGGCGACACGCTGTGGGCGATTGCCGCGCTGTACCTGAACCGGCCCTGGCGCTGGCCCGAGCTGTGGGGCATGAACCTGCAAAGCGTCGCCAACCCGCACCTGATCTACCCCGGCCAGACTTTGTTTCTGGACCGCGAGGGCGGCTATGCCCGCCTGCGCACCACCGCGCCCGGCAGCGCGCAGCAGGGTCCGGAAACGGTGCGCGTGTCGCCGCGCACGCGCAGCGAGAGCCTGGCCTCGGCGTCCATCCCCACGCTGCAGGCGCACCTGATCGAGCCCTTCCTGGCCGAGCCGCTGGTGGTCGATGAGCTGGAGCTGTCGCAGGCGCCGCGCATCGTCGCCGCGCGCGACCAGCGCGTCATCCTGGCCCACGGCGACCGTGTCTACGCGCGCGGCCCGCAGGGCAATCCGCTGGAGCTGGAGCCCGGCGCGGCGCGCCAGTGGCGCATCTTCCGCAACGCCACTCCGCTGAAGGACCCGGTCAGCGGCCAGGTGCTGGGCTACGAGGCGCAGTTCGTCGGCCAGGCCACGCTGGTGCGCGGCGAGTCGGTCGAGCGCAGCACCAACGCCAAGGGCGAGGTGCAGGGCGAGATCGTGCCGGCCACGGTGGAGCTCGGCCGCACCGTGGAGGAAGTGCGCGTGGGCGACCGCCTGCTGCCCGTGCCCGAGCGCAGCTTTGCCAACTACGCGCCGCGCGCGCCACGCGAGGAGGTCGACGCCGCCGTGGTCTCGCTGTACGGCGGTGCCGCGGTGCGCTATGCCGGGCAGAACTCGGTCATCGCCATCAACCGCGGCAGCGACGACGGCATGCAGGCCGGCCACGTGCTGCAGCTGATCACGCGCGGCCGCGTCATGACCGACAAGACCGACGAGGACCGCCCCAGCCTGCGCCTGCCCAATGAGCCCAACGGCCTGGCCATGGTGTTTCGCACCTTCGATCGCGTCTCCTACGCGCTGGTGCTGCAGGCGCAGCAGCCGGTGGTGGTGGGCGACCGCCTGGTCAACCCCGAGTAA
- the def gene encoding peptide deformylase: MAILSILCFPDPRLHKVAQPVAAVDDRVRAIVRDMLETMYDAKGIGLAATQVDVHERIVVIDVSEERNQPQVLINPELVWASPETRMGEEGCLSVPGIYDGVERSLAVHVRALDESGAERLIEAEDLLAVCIQHEMDHLMGKVFVEYLSPLKRGRIKTKLLKQQKAAHA; the protein is encoded by the coding sequence ATGGCCATTCTTTCGATTCTCTGCTTTCCCGATCCCCGCCTGCACAAGGTCGCCCAGCCGGTCGCGGCGGTCGACGATCGCGTGCGCGCCATCGTCCGCGACATGCTGGAGACCATGTACGACGCCAAGGGCATCGGGCTGGCGGCCACGCAGGTGGACGTCCACGAGCGCATCGTCGTCATCGACGTGTCCGAGGAGCGCAACCAGCCGCAGGTGCTGATCAACCCCGAGCTGGTCTGGGCCAGCCCCGAGACGCGCATGGGCGAGGAAGGCTGCCTGTCCGTGCCCGGCATCTACGACGGCGTCGAGCGCTCGCTGGCGGTGCATGTGCGCGCACTGGATGAAAGCGGCGCCGAGCGCCTGATCGAGGCCGAGGACCTGCTGGCCGTGTGCATCCAGCACGAGATGGACCACCTGATGGGCAAGGTCTTCGTCGAATATCTCTCGCCGCTCAAGCGCGGGCGCATCAAGACCAAACTGCTCAAGCAGCAAAAAGCGGCGCACGCATGA
- the fmt gene encoding methionyl-tRNA formyltransferase, with the protein MRVIFAGTPDFARAALAALLDAGHEVPLVLTQPDRPAGRGMKLQASPVKQLALARGIAVAQPRSLRLDGKYPEDAAAAQAALFGAQANVMVVAAYGLILPQWVLDLPPLGCLNIHASLLPRWRGAAPIHRVIEAGDEQTGITIMQMDAGLDTGDMLLRRALPIAPGDTTASLHDRLAELGGRLIVQALQDAEHGRLQATPQPQDGITYAHKIDKAEAAIDWHEPAEVIARRVRAFDPFPGAATTLQGEALKVWGCEIDSTPRMNHAGPGQILLVNDAGVHVACGDGTALILTALQRPGGKRLAAHEFLRGVQLTPGMVLGGGA; encoded by the coding sequence ATGAGAGTGATCTTTGCCGGCACGCCGGACTTCGCGCGCGCGGCCCTGGCCGCGCTGCTGGATGCCGGCCACGAGGTGCCGCTGGTGCTGACCCAGCCCGACCGCCCGGCCGGGCGCGGCATGAAGCTGCAGGCTTCGCCCGTCAAGCAACTGGCGCTTGCGCGCGGCATCGCCGTGGCCCAGCCGCGCAGCCTGCGCCTGGACGGCAAGTACCCCGAGGACGCCGCCGCCGCGCAGGCCGCGTTGTTCGGCGCGCAGGCCAATGTCATGGTCGTAGCCGCCTACGGCCTGATCCTGCCGCAGTGGGTATTGGATCTCCCTCCGCTGGGGTGTCTCAACATCCACGCCAGCCTGCTGCCGCGCTGGCGCGGCGCCGCGCCCATCCACCGCGTCATCGAGGCCGGCGACGAGCAGACCGGCATCACCATCATGCAGATGGACGCCGGCCTGGACACTGGCGACATGCTGCTGCGCCGCGCCCTGCCCATCGCGCCGGGCGACACCACGGCCAGCCTGCACGACCGGCTGGCCGAGCTGGGCGGCCGGCTCATCGTGCAGGCGCTGCAGGACGCCGAGCACGGCCGGCTGCAGGCCACGCCGCAGCCGCAGGACGGCATCACCTACGCGCACAAGATCGACAAGGCCGAGGCCGCCATCGACTGGCACGAGCCGGCCGAGGTCATCGCGCGCCGCGTGCGCGCCTTCGATCCCTTCCCTGGCGCGGCGACCACGCTGCAGGGCGAGGCGCTCAAGGTGTGGGGTTGCGAAATTGATAGCACACCACGCATGAACCACGCCGGCCCAGGCCAGATTTTGCTTGTAAACGATGCCGGTGTGCACGTCGCCTGCGGCGACGGCACGGCGCTGATCCTGACCGCGCTGCAACGCCCCGGCGGCAAGCGCCTGGCGGCGCACGAGTTCCTGCGCGGCGTGCAGCTCACGCCAGGCATGGTGCTGGGCGGCGGCGCATGA
- a CDS encoding AzlC family ABC transporter permease, with protein sequence MSGARAALLREWLANPWTRLGARDMLATGLGIAAWGMVTGVAMVKTGLPAPLAVFMSLVVYAGSAQLAVLPLLAAGAPLWVIWLTAACVNLRFVIFSSMWRSYFAHLPRWHRLWLGYFSGDVIFVAFLKRFPKAEPAPEQVPYFWGSAASNWLAWQVPSIAGIVLANAIPLSWGLGFAGVLALLGILLSMLGDRTSWLATLVACTAAIAAFALPLKLNILVAIVAAVAAGLGAEAAARALHRSRQRAQGPAA encoded by the coding sequence ATGAGCGGCGCGCGCGCGGCGCTGCTGCGCGAGTGGCTGGCCAATCCCTGGACGCGCCTGGGCGCGCGCGACATGCTGGCCACCGGCCTGGGGATCGCCGCCTGGGGCATGGTCACGGGCGTGGCCATGGTCAAGACCGGCCTGCCGGCACCGCTGGCGGTGTTCATGTCGCTGGTGGTCTATGCCGGCAGCGCGCAGCTGGCGGTGCTGCCGCTGCTGGCCGCCGGCGCGCCGCTGTGGGTCATCTGGCTCACCGCCGCCTGCGTGAACCTGCGCTTCGTCATCTTCAGCAGCATGTGGCGCAGCTACTTCGCGCACCTGCCGCGCTGGCACCGGCTCTGGCTGGGCTACTTCAGCGGCGACGTGATCTTCGTCGCCTTTCTCAAACGCTTTCCGAAGGCCGAACCGGCGCCCGAGCAGGTGCCCTACTTCTGGGGCTCGGCGGCGTCGAACTGGCTGGCCTGGCAGGTGCCGTCGATCGCCGGCATCGTGCTGGCCAACGCCATTCCGCTGTCCTGGGGCCTGGGCTTTGCCGGCGTGCTGGCGCTGCTGGGCATCCTGCTGTCCATGCTGGGCGACCGCACCAGCTGGCTGGCCACGCTGGTGGCCTGCACGGCGGCGATCGCCGCCTTCGCCCTGCCGCTCAAGCTGAACATCCTGGTGGCCATCGTTGCCGCAGTCGCCGCCGGCCTGGGCGCCGAGGCGGCCGCGCGCGCCCTGCACCGCTCGCGCCAGCGCGCGCAGGGGCCTGCGGCATGA
- a CDS encoding AzlD domain-containing protein, whose amino-acid sequence MSGGTWQSWVGPVLAILGLAVITLITRAFFMIPERELPLPDWLRRGLKYAPLAALAGVIAPEVLMSGGELVRTLADARLPAVLLAAGYYFWRRGILGTIVVGMAVYLPLHIGLGW is encoded by the coding sequence ATGAGTGGCGGCACCTGGCAATCCTGGGTCGGGCCGGTGCTTGCCATCCTCGGCCTGGCCGTCATCACGCTCATCACGCGGGCGTTCTTCATGATCCCCGAGCGTGAGCTGCCGCTGCCCGACTGGCTGCGCCGCGGCCTGAAATACGCGCCCCTGGCCGCCCTGGCTGGCGTCATCGCGCCGGAGGTGCTGATGAGCGGCGGCGAGCTGGTGCGCACCCTGGCCGATGCGCGCCTGCCGGCCGTGCTGCTGGCGGCCGGCTACTACTTCTGGCGCCGCGGCATCCTGGGCACCATCGTCGTCGGCATGGCGGTGTACCTGCCGCTGCACATCGGGCTGGGCTGGTAG
- a CDS encoding phosphoglycerate kinase yields the protein MKILRFSDLCDQGRVRGQRVFIRADLNVPQDESGRITEDTRIRASVPCIRMALDAGAAVMVTSHLGRPTEGQLRPEDSLAPVAERLAELLGRPVPLITDWVDGVSVAPGEVVLLENCRVNKGEKKNDPELARKMARLCDIYVNDAFGTAHRAEGTTYGIAEYAPIACAGPLLAAEIDALHQALANPKRPLVAIVAGSKVSTKLTILQSLADKVDQLIVGGGIANTFMLAAGLPIGKSLAEADLVGQARAVMDAMAARGAQVPIPTDVVVAKTFAADAQATTKRAQDVQADDLILDIGPETAKALAAQLKAAGTIVWNGPVGVFEWDPFAGGTRAIAEAIAQSSAFSIAGGGDTLAAIAKFGIEDKVGYISTGGGAFLEVLEGKELPAFQILQKRAAG from the coding sequence ATGAAAATCCTCCGCTTCTCCGATCTCTGCGACCAGGGCCGCGTGCGCGGCCAGCGCGTGTTCATCCGCGCCGACCTGAACGTGCCGCAGGACGAGTCCGGCCGCATCACCGAGGACACGCGCATCCGCGCCTCGGTGCCGTGCATCCGCATGGCCCTGGACGCCGGCGCGGCCGTCATGGTGACCAGCCACCTGGGCCGACCGACCGAGGGGCAGCTCAGGCCCGAGGATTCGCTGGCGCCCGTGGCCGAACGCCTGGCCGAGCTGCTGGGCCGGCCGGTCCCTTTGATCACCGACTGGGTCGACGGCGTGAGCGTGGCGCCCGGCGAGGTGGTGCTGCTGGAGAACTGCCGCGTCAACAAGGGCGAGAAGAAGAACGACCCCGAGCTGGCCAGGAAGATGGCGCGGCTGTGCGACATCTACGTCAACGACGCCTTCGGCACCGCGCACCGCGCCGAGGGCACGACCTACGGCATCGCCGAGTACGCGCCCATTGCCTGCGCCGGCCCGCTGCTGGCCGCCGAGATCGACGCGCTGCACCAGGCGCTGGCCAATCCGAAGCGCCCGCTGGTGGCCATCGTCGCCGGCTCCAAAGTCAGCACCAAGCTGACCATCCTGCAGAGCCTGGCGGACAAGGTGGATCAGCTGATCGTCGGCGGCGGCATCGCCAACACCTTCATGCTGGCCGCCGGTCTGCCCATCGGCAAAAGCCTGGCCGAGGCCGACCTGGTCGGCCAGGCACGCGCGGTGATGGACGCCATGGCCGCGCGCGGCGCGCAGGTGCCCATCCCCACCGACGTGGTCGTGGCCAAGACCTTTGCCGCCGACGCGCAGGCGACGACCAAACGCGCGCAGGACGTGCAGGCGGACGACCTGATCCTGGACATCGGCCCCGAGACGGCCAAAGCGCTGGCCGCGCAGCTCAAGGCCGCTGGCACCATCGTCTGGAACGGCCCGGTGGGCGTGTTCGAATGGGACCCGTTCGCCGGCGGCACGCGCGCCATCGCCGAGGCGATCGCGCAGTCCAGCGCCTTCAGCATCGCCGGTGGCGGCGACACGCTGGCGGCCATTGCCAAGTTCGGCATCGAGGACAAGGTGGGCTACATCTCCACCGGCGGCGGCGCCTTTCTGGAGGTGCTGGAAGGCAAGGAGCTGCCGGCCTTCCAGATCCTGCAAAAGCGCGCGGCCGGCTGA
- a CDS encoding FlgO family outer membrane protein, giving the protein MSRPHALALVCALPLALLAAGCAQQQPVQLRVEPSYQEAARAPLVQSSRDAVAQLINGLNIAATGPGPVLVATVVNVNDLSVSSPLGRTLSEQYATAMAMSGFDVKEIKLRGDVFVKEGAGELLLSRELKDIARNHNASMVLVGTFSPAAHYTYVSMKLVRTEDSRIIRGHDYALPNDRDVNRLLALPR; this is encoded by the coding sequence ATGTCCCGCCCCCATGCCCTCGCCCTGGTCTGCGCCCTGCCCCTGGCGCTGCTCGCCGCCGGCTGCGCCCAGCAGCAACCCGTGCAGCTGCGCGTCGAGCCGAGCTACCAGGAAGCCGCCCGCGCCCCGCTGGTGCAAAGCAGCCGCGACGCCGTGGCGCAGCTGATCAACGGCCTGAACATCGCCGCCACCGGCCCCGGCCCGGTGCTGGTGGCCACGGTGGTCAACGTGAACGACCTGAGCGTGTCCTCGCCCCTGGGCCGCACGCTGTCCGAGCAGTACGCCACGGCCATGGCCATGTCCGGCTTTGACGTCAAAGAGATCAAGCTGCGCGGCGACGTCTTCGTCAAGGAAGGCGCGGGTGAGCTGCTGCTGTCGCGCGAACTCAAAGACATCGCGCGCAACCACAACGCCTCCATGGTGCTGGTGGGCACCTTCTCGCCCGCCGCCCACTACACCTACGTCAGCATGAAGCTGGTGCGCACCGAGGACAGCCGCATCATCCGCGGCCACGACTACGCCCTGCCCAACGACCGCGACGTGAACCGGCTGCTGGCGCTGCCGCGCTGA
- a CDS encoding peptidoglycan-binding domain-containing protein, whose translation MNRKTFTLLASACAALALAGCETTNMKMGSAESKTVATGAAAGGAAAGESSQLQRCDAPLGTVSLVENQDAGWYTILRNEYKLPPTSNLLRLLVQQSNCFIVVERGAAGMRAMDRERQLMGSGEMRGGSNFGKGQMVASDYGLSPEIIFSNNDAGGAGAVLGGLIGGGRGRAVAAIGGGMKTREASAMLTLVDNRSGVQVAASEGSASKTDFAGFGGLFGGVAGAGLGGYQNTAEGKVLTAAFMDAYNQMVVALRNYRAQSVQGQGLGGGGRLSVDGGAAPSQTRAGASMSAREAQERLNALGYNVGTPDGAIGPRSKAAIRAFQNDKGLRATGQLDTPTLDALSR comes from the coding sequence ATGAACCGCAAGACCTTCACGCTGCTGGCCAGCGCCTGCGCCGCGCTGGCGCTCGCCGGCTGCGAGACCACCAACATGAAGATGGGCAGCGCCGAGTCCAAGACCGTGGCCACGGGCGCCGCGGCCGGGGGCGCCGCCGCCGGCGAGAGCAGCCAGCTGCAGCGCTGCGACGCGCCGCTGGGCACGGTGTCGCTGGTGGAAAACCAGGACGCCGGCTGGTACACCATCCTGCGCAACGAGTACAAGCTGCCGCCCACGTCCAACCTGCTGCGCCTGCTGGTGCAGCAGTCCAACTGCTTCATCGTCGTCGAGCGCGGCGCCGCCGGCATGCGCGCCATGGACCGCGAGCGCCAGCTCATGGGCTCGGGCGAGATGCGCGGCGGCAGCAACTTCGGCAAGGGCCAGATGGTCGCCTCCGACTACGGCCTGTCGCCCGAGATCATTTTTTCCAACAACGACGCGGGCGGTGCCGGCGCGGTGCTGGGCGGCCTGATCGGCGGCGGGCGCGGCCGGGCGGTGGCGGCCATCGGCGGGGGCATGAAGACGCGCGAGGCCAGTGCCATGCTGACGCTGGTGGACAACCGCTCGGGCGTGCAGGTGGCGGCCTCCGAGGGCAGCGCCTCCAAGACCGATTTCGCCGGCTTCGGCGGGCTGTTCGGCGGCGTCGCCGGCGCCGGCCTGGGCGGCTACCAGAACACGGCCGAGGGCAAGGTGCTCACCGCCGCCTTCATGGACGCGTACAACCAGATGGTGGTCGCCCTGCGCAACTACCGCGCGCAGTCAGTGCAGGGCCAGGGCCTGGGCGGCGGCGGCCGTCTGTCGGTCGATGGCGGCGCCGCGCCGTCGCAAACCCGCGCAGGGGCCAGCATGTCGGCGCGCGAGGCGCAGGAGCGCCTGAACGCGCTGGGCTACAACGTCGGCACGCCGGACGGCGCCATCGGCCCGCGCAGCAAGGCCGCCATCCGCGCCTTCCAGAACGACAAGGGCTTGCGGGCCACCGGCCAGCTCGACACGCCGACGCTGGACGCGCTGTCGCGCTGA
- a CDS encoding class I SAM-dependent methyltransferase, translated as MRLPWPLPALLVWLAAWLLYWAALRLRLDPLPAMLLASALGLAASALLRSRWRRALMALGFPLSLALSDAAMLPAWAWLLPLAALLALYPVHAWRDAPLFPTPAQALAGLAQRAPLPPGSALLDAGCGLGHGLRALHEAYPQARLEGVEWSRPLAWLCRLRCPFARVHRGDMWALDWSGYRLVYLFQRPEIMGRVAAKAQGDMAPGSWIASLVFELPGHACDARLETVPGRPLWLYRLPLRAATNETT; from the coding sequence ATGCGCCTGCCCTGGCCCCTGCCCGCGCTGCTGGTCTGGCTGGCCGCGTGGCTGCTGTACTGGGCGGCGCTGCGCCTGCGGCTCGATCCGCTGCCGGCCATGCTGCTGGCCAGTGCCCTGGGCCTGGCGGCCAGCGCGCTGCTGCGCAGCCGCTGGCGGCGCGCGCTGATGGCGCTGGGCTTTCCGCTGTCGCTGGCGCTGTCGGACGCGGCCATGCTGCCGGCCTGGGCCTGGCTGCTGCCGCTGGCGGCGCTGCTGGCGCTGTACCCGGTGCATGCCTGGCGCGATGCGCCGCTGTTTCCTACGCCGGCGCAGGCACTGGCGGGCCTGGCGCAGCGCGCGCCCCTGCCGCCCGGATCGGCGCTGCTCGACGCCGGCTGCGGCCTGGGCCATGGCCTGCGCGCGCTGCATGAAGCCTATCCGCAGGCCCGGCTGGAGGGCGTCGAGTGGAGCCGGCCGCTGGCCTGGCTGTGCCGCCTGCGCTGCCCCTTCGCGCGTGTGCACCGGGGCGACATGTGGGCGCTGGACTGGAGCGGCTACCGCCTGGTCTACCTGTTCCAGCGCCCGGAGATTATGGGGCGTGTGGCTGCCAAGGCGCAGGGCGATATGGCGCCGGGCAGCTGGATCGCCAGCCTGGTCTTCGAGCTGCCGGGCCACGCCTGCGATGCGCGGCTGGAGACCGTGCCGGGCCGGCCGCTGTGGCTGTACCGTCTGCCCCTGCGGGCTGCGACAAACGAAACAACATGA
- a CDS encoding ParB/RepB/Spo0J family partition protein — protein sequence MAATKKPKGLGRGLEALLGPKVRDTDAQAHAAQSGLPSSLALEQLVPGQYQPRTRMDEGALYELAESIRAQGIMQPILVRRLAKGESAGRYEIIAGERRYRAARLAGLAEVPVLVRDVPDEAAAAMALIENIQREDLNPLEEAQGLQRLTQEFGLTHEQAAQAVGRSRSAASNLLRLLNLAEPVQTMLMAGDLDMGHARALLALERAAQITAGHQIAARKLSVREAEGLVRKLSAGSAGVPRQAARADKPRDLRRLEEELSDLLTAEVEIRVKKRVRRAGRTDEMGELAVQFGSLDALNGLIERLRGGAGE from the coding sequence ATGGCGGCCACCAAGAAACCCAAGGGCCTGGGCCGCGGCCTGGAGGCCCTGCTGGGCCCCAAAGTGCGGGACACGGACGCCCAGGCGCACGCCGCGCAGTCCGGCCTGCCGTCCAGCCTGGCGCTGGAGCAGCTCGTGCCCGGCCAATACCAGCCGCGCACGCGCATGGACGAAGGCGCGCTGTACGAGCTGGCCGAGAGCATCCGCGCCCAGGGCATCATGCAGCCCATCCTGGTGCGCCGCCTGGCCAAGGGCGAGAGCGCCGGCCGCTACGAGATCATCGCCGGCGAGCGGCGTTATCGCGCGGCGCGCCTGGCCGGTCTGGCCGAGGTGCCGGTGCTGGTGCGCGATGTACCCGACGAGGCCGCCGCCGCCATGGCGCTGATCGAGAACATCCAGCGCGAGGACCTGAACCCGCTGGAGGAAGCCCAAGGCCTGCAGCGCCTGACGCAGGAATTCGGCCTGACGCACGAGCAGGCGGCGCAGGCCGTGGGCCGCTCGCGCAGCGCCGCCAGCAATTTGCTGCGCCTTTTGAACCTGGCCGAGCCGGTGCAGACCATGCTCATGGCCGGCGACCTGGACATGGGCCACGCGCGCGCCCTGCTGGCGCTTGAGCGCGCCGCGCAGATCACCGCCGGGCACCAGATCGCCGCGCGCAAGCTGTCGGTGCGCGAGGCCGAGGGGCTGGTCAGGAAGCTGTCGGCAGGCAGCGCCGGCGTGCCGCGGCAGGCCGCGCGCGCCGACAAGCCGCGCGACCTGCGCCGGCTCGAGGAAGAGCTGTCGGACCTGCTCACGGCCGAGGTCGAGATCCGCGTCAAAAAGCGCGTACGCCGCGCCGGGCGCACCGACGAGATGGGCGAGCTGGCCGTCCAGTTCGGCTCGCTGGACGCGTTGAACGGCCTGATCGAGCGGCTGCGCGGCGGCGCGGGCGAATAG
- a CDS encoding RBBP9/YdeN family alpha/beta hydrolase, with the protein MILPSNILILPGWQNSTEGHWQTEWEQAYGYRRVEQHDWLTPKRGDWCARLEEVVADADGPVVLAAHSLGCILVAWWAAHSPNARKVRGALLVAPGDVERPEVAEQIRGWTPIARQALPFAAVLAASSDDPYCTLERARELAGHWGARFVDIGAQGHANAASGLGLWPAGHALLRSLAAPQEGEG; encoded by the coding sequence ATGATCCTCCCTTCCAACATCCTCATCCTCCCCGGTTGGCAAAACTCCACCGAGGGCCATTGGCAGACCGAATGGGAGCAGGCTTACGGCTACCGCCGCGTCGAGCAGCACGACTGGCTGACGCCTAAGCGCGGCGACTGGTGCGCGCGGCTGGAGGAAGTGGTGGCCGACGCTGACGGCCCGGTGGTGCTGGCCGCGCACAGCCTGGGTTGCATCCTCGTGGCCTGGTGGGCCGCGCATTCGCCCAACGCGCGCAAGGTGCGCGGCGCGCTGCTGGTGGCGCCGGGCGACGTCGAGCGGCCCGAGGTCGCCGAGCAGATCCGCGGCTGGACGCCCATCGCGCGCCAGGCCCTGCCGTTTGCCGCGGTTCTTGCCGCCAGCAGCGACGACCCCTACTGCACGCTGGAGCGCGCGCGCGAGCTGGCCGGCCACTGGGGCGCGCGATTCGTCGACATCGGCGCGCAGGGGCACGCCAACGCCGCCTCGGGCCTGGGCCTGTGGCCGGCCGGGCACGCGCTGCTGCGCTCGCTCGCGGCGCCGCAAGAGGGCGAGGGCTGA
- a CDS encoding ParA family protein, whose protein sequence is MAKIFCVANQKGGVGKTTTTVNLAAGLAKIGQRVLLVDLDPQGNATMGSGVDKRALKQTVYDVLLGECGVAEAAVPSEAGGYQVLGANRELAGAEVELVELEQREKRLKAALARVGRQYDFVLIDCPPSLSLLTLNGLCAAHGVIVPMQCEYFALEGLTDLVNTIKQVHANLNPDLQIIGLLRVMFDPRITLQSQVSEQLKEHFGDKVFDSVIPRNVRLAEAPSYGLPGVVFDANARGSRAFVEFAREMVERVQRM, encoded by the coding sequence ATGGCCAAGATTTTCTGTGTCGCCAACCAAAAGGGCGGCGTCGGCAAGACCACCACCACCGTCAACCTGGCCGCCGGCCTGGCAAAGATAGGCCAGCGCGTGCTGCTGGTCGATCTGGACCCGCAGGGCAACGCCACCATGGGCTCGGGCGTGGACAAGCGCGCGCTCAAGCAGACCGTCTACGACGTGCTGCTGGGCGAGTGCGGCGTGGCTGAAGCGGCCGTGCCGTCCGAGGCCGGCGGCTACCAGGTGCTGGGCGCCAACCGCGAGCTGGCCGGCGCCGAGGTCGAACTGGTCGAGCTGGAGCAGCGCGAAAAGCGCCTGAAAGCCGCGCTGGCCAGGGTGGGCCGCCAATACGACTTCGTGCTGATCGACTGCCCGCCGTCGCTGTCGCTGCTCACGCTCAACGGCCTGTGCGCCGCGCACGGCGTCATCGTGCCCATGCAGTGCGAATACTTCGCACTGGAGGGCCTCACGGATCTGGTCAACACCATCAAGCAGGTGCATGCCAACCTGAATCCCGACTTGCAAATCATCGGCCTGCTGCGCGTCATGTTCGATCCGCGCATCACGCTGCAGTCGCAGGTCAGCGAGCAGCTCAAGGAGCATTTCGGCGACAAGGTCTTCGACAGCGTCATCCCGCGCAACGTGCGGCTGGCGGAAGCGCCCAGCTACGGTCTGCCGGGCGTGGTCTTCGATGCGAATGCGCGCGGCAGCCGGGCGTTTGTGGAGTTTGCGCGGGAGATGGTCGAGCGCGTACAGCGCATGTGA
- a CDS encoding LysE family translocator yields the protein MFGISDYGAFVAAIVLFLAIPGPGNLALITSTGKGGVRAGLSAAAGLIAADQALMWTAVAGVAALLASWPAAFHAVQWLGAAYLAWLGWKMLTARPGDAPVLRMQPRHYFRQGAVITLLNPKAIVFYMAFFPLFVDPKRHQGLLTFAVMAATIAALTLLYSLIVIVLTHRLAERMRANPRIARALEKVAGTFLIGFGVKLAVSP from the coding sequence ATGTTCGGCATCTCCGACTACGGCGCCTTCGTGGCCGCCATCGTGCTGTTCCTGGCCATTCCTGGGCCGGGCAATCTGGCGCTCATCACCTCGACCGGCAAGGGAGGCGTGCGCGCCGGCCTGTCGGCCGCGGCCGGGCTGATCGCCGCCGACCAGGCGCTGATGTGGACGGCGGTGGCCGGCGTGGCGGCGCTGCTGGCCTCCTGGCCGGCGGCCTTTCACGCCGTGCAGTGGCTGGGCGCGGCCTACCTGGCGTGGCTGGGCTGGAAGATGCTCACCGCCCGCCCCGGCGACGCGCCGGTCCTGCGCATGCAGCCGCGCCACTACTTCCGCCAGGGCGCGGTCATCACGCTGCTCAACCCCAAGGCCATCGTCTTCTACATGGCTTTCTTTCCGCTGTTCGTCGACCCGAAGCGCCACCAGGGTCTGCTGACCTTCGCCGTCATGGCCGCGACCATCGCCGCGCTGACGCTGCTCTACAGCCTGATCGTCATCGTCCTCACGCACCGCCTGGCCGAGCGCATGCGCGCCAATCCGCGCATCGCGCGGGCGCTGGAAAAAGTCGCCGGCACCTTCCTGATCGGCTTCGGCGTCAAGCTGGCCGTCTCCCCCTGA